The Cytobacillus firmus genome segment CAGACTGTTACCACATCACCAACAGAAACGACGTCAAGCGGGTGTTTGACAAATTGGCGGCTGAGCTTGGAAATATGAACAAGTCCATCCTGTTTGACTCCAATATCAACAAATGCTCCGAAGTCTACAACATTCCGCACTGTCCCTTGCAATTCCATTCCTTCCTGCAGGTCTTCAAGCTTTAGAACTTCTTTTTTCAAAAGAGGCTTCGGCAGTTCATCACGCGGATCTCTTTCAGGTCTCATTAAAGCGTCAATGATATCCTTCAATGTCAGCTCACCGATTTCAAGCTCCCGGGCTGTCCGGCTGAGATCTATGCCTTTGAGCTCCTCTCTTAGCGAAGGTGAACCAAGGTCATTTGATTGAAAGCCGAGAGTAGCCAGCAATTTATTTACTTCTGCATATGTTTCCGGGTGAATTCCCGTCCGGTCCAAAGGCTCTTTTCCATCGACAATCCGCAGGAAGCCTATTGCCTGTTCATAGGTTTTGGCGCCAAGGCGGGGGATTTTTTTCAATTGCTTGCGGTCCGTGAATTTCCCTTCCTCTTCCCGTTTCTTGATTATATTAACGGCAACAGTTTTTGACAGGCCTGCTACATGCTGCAGTAATGAAGATGAAGCGGTGTTTACATTGACGCCTACCTGGTTTACTGCTGTCTCCACAACAAAGGAAAGAGAACCAGACAGCTTTTTCTGGGAGACATCATGCTGGTATTGACCAACCCCTACTGACTTCGGATCAATTTTAACCAATTCTGCAAGAGGATCCTGGAGGCGTCGGGCGATTGATACAGCACTTCTTTCTTCCACCTGGAAATCAGGGAACTCTTCTCTGGCAAGATCCGAGGCAGAGTAGACGCTCGCCCCCGCTTCATTGACAATCAGATAGAATATCTCCTCTTTCATGTCCTTTAATATATCTGCGATGAACTGTTCGGTTTCCCTTGAAGCAGTCCCATTGCCGATGGCAACCATTTTTACTTTGTAGGTTTTTAGAATTTGTATGACTTTCTCCCGTGCCTGATTCATTTTGGAAGCAGGCGGATGCGGATATATGACTCCGATATCAAGTACTTTTCCTGTTTCATCTACAACAGCCAGCTTGCAGCCTGTTCTGTAAGCAGGGTCTACCCCAAGCACGACTTTTCCTTTTAACGGAGGCTGAAGCAGCAGTTTTCTGAGATTTTCAGAAAAAATCATGATTGCCTGTTCTTCTGCTTTTTCAGTCAGCTCATTGCGTATTTCGCGTTCAATCGATGGCATGATCAGACGCTTGTAGCCATCATCAATGGCTTCCCTTACAATCGTACCTGCAGGAGAACGTTCATCCTTTATCCACTTTTTATATAAGTACTTTAAAATAAATTCGGTATTTGGCTTTATGTTAATCTTTAGTACTTCCTCTTTTTCACCGCGGTTTAATGCAAGTGTGCGGTGTGGAACAATCTTGCTCACCGGTTCCTCATATTCGTAATACATTTCATAAACGCCTTTTTCGTCATTCTCTTTATTTCTCACAGAGGACTCAATGGTCCCCTTTTTGGCTGTTTCCATACGGATCCATTTTCTGCTCTCCGCTTCATCTGATACCCACTCTGCAATAATATCTTTTGCGCCGGCGATTGCTTCTTCCGCTGTGGTTACTTCCTTTTCATCAGATAAGAATTCTTTAGCTTTTGCAGCAGGGGT includes the following:
- a CDS encoding Tex family protein, producing the protein MEKTLDRQDQILNLISGELSIAIKQVKNTISLLEEGNTVPFIARYRKEQTGALDEVQIRDIMERWQYIQSLNQRKEEVVRLIEEQGKLTEELKVKIDKAVKLQEVEDLYRPYKQKRRTKATAAKEKGLEPFAEWLLTFSLNETPAAKAKEFLSDEKEVTTAEEAIAGAKDIIAEWVSDEAESRKWIRMETAKKGTIESSVRNKENDEKGVYEMYYEYEEPVSKIVPHRTLALNRGEKEEVLKINIKPNTEFILKYLYKKWIKDERSPAGTIVREAIDDGYKRLIMPSIEREIRNELTEKAEEQAIMIFSENLRKLLLQPPLKGKVVLGVDPAYRTGCKLAVVDETGKVLDIGVIYPHPPASKMNQAREKVIQILKTYKVKMVAIGNGTASRETEQFIADILKDMKEEIFYLIVNEAGASVYSASDLAREEFPDFQVEERSAVSIARRLQDPLAELVKIDPKSVGVGQYQHDVSQKKLSGSLSFVVETAVNQVGVNVNTASSSLLQHVAGLSKTVAVNIIKKREEEGKFTDRKQLKKIPRLGAKTYEQAIGFLRIVDGKEPLDRTGIHPETYAEVNKLLATLGFQSNDLGSPSLREELKGIDLSRTARELEIGELTLKDIIDALMRPERDPRDELPKPLLKKEVLKLEDLQEGMELQGTVRNVVDFGAFVDIGVKQDGLVHISKLSRQFVKHPLDVVSVGDVVTVWVDSVDKQKGRVALTMLGHSN